In Sardina pilchardus chromosome 8, fSarPil1.1, whole genome shotgun sequence, a genomic segment contains:
- the gp1bb gene encoding platelet glycoprotein Ib beta chain isoform X1, with protein MGFQTDCVIMSMVFSIMTAASAAVGVCPSPCSCTGGVVDCSGRGLTTSSMPSSFPTGTTELRLYDNHLTALPVGVLDALTGLRSVSLHGNPWSCDCGILYLRGWLLKQRNDGLVRNVSCSSPPGLQGTLVVNLVEHDLLSSCRYWFCDLALASQISLIVFIIIQVCALLLASVIFFLRRFDRLSKEARRTTEESFAGGDSGGNEYVMLKDRST; from the exons atggGGTTCCAGACAGACTGTGTGATCATGTCCATGGTCTTCAGCATAATGACTGCtgccagtgctgctgtgggggTGTGTCCATCTCCATGTTCCTGCACGGGGGGCGTGGTCGACTGTAGCGGGCGTGGCCTCACCACCTCCAGCATGCCCTCTTCCTTCCCCACGGGCACCACAGAGCTTCGTCTCTATGACAACCACCTAACAGCACTGCCTGTCGGAGTGCTGGATGCACTAACTGGTCTGAGGAGCGTCTCGTTGCACGGCAACCCCTGGTCATGTGACTGCGGCATCCTCTACCTGCGAGGATGGCTTCTCAAGCAGAGGAACGATGGCCTCGTAAG GAACGTGAGCTGTAGTTCTCCCCCTGGTCTGCAGGGGACGCTGGTGGTGAATCTGGTGGAACACGACTTGCTTTCATCCTGCCGCTACTGGTTCTGCGACTTAGCTCTGGCATCCCAGATAAGTCTCatcgtcttcatcatcatccaggtgtgt GCTCTTCTGTTGGCCTCTGTGATCTTCTTCCTCCGGCGCTTCGACCGTCTGTCCAAAGAGGCCCGACGGACTACAGAGGAAAGCTTTGCTGGGGGAGACTCTGGTGGCAACGAATATGTCATGCTGAAAGACAGAAGCACTTGA
- the LOC134088850 gene encoding uncharacterized protein LOC134088850 isoform X2 yields MQEKTRSFLIFAGGIVAVYTQDFKDISARLGGEATLSIPGANSSQCMTAGELIVECNNGKMEEGAAFFGRISGSCNSIKLLGVRSEDGQHPIICQDLDSQNPSVHSYKIIISTANPITLQNVPGPTVASETPSVNLTTKPIQVSTANPITPQNVPVTGPTVSSETPSANLTTNPTSNDNTTGIIIGSVVAGVVGVVGVAALIFFMKKRDSARRQRQDPQELEDLNGHTRVNVGSADETEDHLATSALYNGNNVTGPNLHHTNSSN; encoded by the exons ATGCAGGAGAAAACCAG GTCCTTCTTGATATTTGCTGGAGGAATCGTTGCCGTATACACTCAAG ATTTCAAAGATATATCGGCTAGACTGGGAGGTGAAGCAACATTGTCCATACCTGGCGCTAATTCTAGTCAGTGCATGACGGCTGGTGAACTTATAGTGGAGTGCAACAATgggaagatggaggagggagCTGCATTCTTTGGCCGCATCAGTGGTTCGTGTAATAGTATCAAATTATTGGGTGTACGAAGCGAAGATGGTCAGCACCCCATTATTTGTCAGGATTTGGACTCTCAGAATCCATCTGTACATTCCTACAAGATAATCA TCTCCACAGCCAATCCCATCACTCTCCAAAATGTGCCTGGACCCACCGTGGCATCGGAAACCCCTTCTGTTAACTTGACAACCAAACCCATCCAAG TCTCTACAGCCAATCCCATCACTCCCCAAAATGTGCCTGTGACTGGACCTACTGTGTCATCGGAGACCCCTTCTGCTAACTTGACAACCAATCCCACCTCTAATGACAACACGACAG GAATCATCATAGGATCAGTAGTAGCAGGAGTAGTAGGAGTAGTAGGAGTAGCAGCGCTGATATTCTTCATGAAGAAGCGGGACAGCGCCAGGAGACAGCGCCAGGATCC CCAAGAACTTGAGGACCTTAATGGACATACGAGAGTGAATGTAGGCTCGGCTGATGAAACTGAG GACCATCTGGCAACATCTGCACTATATAACGGTAATAATGTAACTGGACCAAATCTACACCACACCAACAGCAGTAATTGA
- the gp1bb gene encoding platelet glycoprotein Ib beta chain isoform X2 — protein sequence MGFQTDCVIMSMVFSIMTAASAAVGVCPSPCSCTGGVVDCSGRGLTTSSMPSSFPTGTTELRLYDNHLTALPVGVLDALTGLRSVSLHGNPWSCDCGILYLRGWLLKQRNDGLVRNVSCSSPPGLQGTLVVNLVEHDLLSSCRYWFCDLALASQISLIVFIIIQALLLASVIFFLRRFDRLSKEARRTTEESFAGGDSGGNEYVMLKDRST from the exons atggGGTTCCAGACAGACTGTGTGATCATGTCCATGGTCTTCAGCATAATGACTGCtgccagtgctgctgtgggggTGTGTCCATCTCCATGTTCCTGCACGGGGGGCGTGGTCGACTGTAGCGGGCGTGGCCTCACCACCTCCAGCATGCCCTCTTCCTTCCCCACGGGCACCACAGAGCTTCGTCTCTATGACAACCACCTAACAGCACTGCCTGTCGGAGTGCTGGATGCACTAACTGGTCTGAGGAGCGTCTCGTTGCACGGCAACCCCTGGTCATGTGACTGCGGCATCCTCTACCTGCGAGGATGGCTTCTCAAGCAGAGGAACGATGGCCTCGTAAG GAACGTGAGCTGTAGTTCTCCCCCTGGTCTGCAGGGGACGCTGGTGGTGAATCTGGTGGAACACGACTTGCTTTCATCCTGCCGCTACTGGTTCTGCGACTTAGCTCTGGCATCCCAGATAAGTCTCatcgtcttcatcatcatccag GCTCTTCTGTTGGCCTCTGTGATCTTCTTCCTCCGGCGCTTCGACCGTCTGTCCAAAGAGGCCCGACGGACTACAGAGGAAAGCTTTGCTGGGGGAGACTCTGGTGGCAACGAATATGTCATGCTGAAAGACAGAAGCACTTGA
- the LOC134088845 gene encoding tripartite motif-containing protein 16-like isoform X1, with translation MAEAVPSNQELFTCPICLDLLKDPVTLHCGHSYCMGCIKGCWDQEDHKGIYSCPQCRQTFTPRPILNKNNIFAELVRQIRNTRVQTVAPAPDVVVGLFAGPGDVECDVCTGRKLKAVKSCLECLVSYCEIHLKAHNDVIPGRKHNVIDAIGQLQERICTQHEKPLEIFCRTDQSCVCFLCMVDEHKGHDTVSASAGRKEKQTHFEETQSKFQQRIQEREKELLELMKAVETLKSSAQTAVEDSEMVFTDMIRTIERRRSEVEELIRAQEKAEVSRAEGLLKQLEQEIAEMKRRDAEMEQLSHTDDHIHFLKSVQLVSAKLESKDSLSFHVNQGLSFEAVKKSVSSLKGQLEEFCEEEVMKISAAVNEVQAIYTEPTTREEFLQYSCHFTLDPDTAHRNITLSEGNRRMVWRAEPLSYPDHLERFDEWSQVLCREGVDGRCYWEVEWSGGWINLAVSYKSISRKGDVENCWFGYNDQSWRLCLTGSNSSFWHNNKETELPLVSSPRIGVYVDHRAGVLAFYSISDTMTLLYRVQTTFTHTLYPGFGLGEGSSMKLL, from the exons ATGGCCGAAGCGGTCCCAAGTAACCAGGAGCTTTTTACATGTCCGATTTGTCTTGATCTATTGAAGGATCCAGTCACTCTTCATTGTGGACATAGTTACTGTATGGGCTGCATTAAAGGCTGCTGGGACCAGGAAGATCATAAGGGAATTTACAGCTGCCCGCAGTGTAGACAGACTTTCACCCCAAGACCCAttttaaacaaaaataatatttttgctGAGCTTGTAAGGCAGATACGGAATACTAGAGTGCAAACTGTTGCTCCTGCTCCTGATGTTGTTGTGGGCCTATTTGCTGGACCTGGAGATGTGGAGTGTGACGTATGCACTGGGAGAAAACTCAAAGCTGTGAAGTCCTGTCTGGAGTGTCTGGTGTCTTATTGTGAAATTCACTTGAAAGCCCACAATGATGTAATCCCTGGCCGAAAACACAATGTCATTGATGCCATAGGTCAGCTACAGGAGAGGATCTGCACCCAACATGAGAAGCCTCTGGAGATATTTTGCCGCACGGACCAAAGCTGTGTCTGTTTTCTCTGCATGGTGGATGAACACAAAGGCCATGACACCGTGTCAGCTTCTGCAGGGAGAAAGGAGAAACAG ACACACTTTGAGGAGACCCAGAGTAAATTCCAGCAAAggatccaggagagagagaaggagttaCTGGAGCTGATGAAGGCTGTGGAAACTCTCAAG agctctgcacagacagcagtggaggacaGTGAGATGGTCTTCACGGATATGATCCGCACCATTGAGAGAAGGCGCTCTGAAGTGGAAGAGCTGATCAGAGCTCAGGAGAAGGCTGAGGTGAGTCGGGCTGAAGGCCTCCTGAAGCAACTGGAGCAGGAGATTGctgagatgaagaggagagatgctgagatggagcagctttcacacacagacgaTCACATCCATTTCCTCAAG AGTGTCCAGTTGGTCAGCGCCAAACTTGAATCTAAAGATTCACTCAGTTTCCATGTAAACCAAGGCCTCTCCTTTGAGGCCGTGAAGAAATCTGTCTCCTCATTAAAGGGGCAGCTGGAGGAGTTCTGTGAAGAAGAAGTCATGAAGATATCTGCAGCAG TGAATGAAGTCCAGGCAATTTATACTGAACCGACAACCAGAGAGGAATTCCTACAAT ACTCCTGTCACTTCACATTGGATCCAGATACCGCACACAGAAACATCACactgtctgaggggaacaggaggATGGTGTGGAGAGCTGAACCCCTGTCATACCCTGACCATCTAGAGAGATTTGATGAGTGgtctcaggtgctgtgtagagagggtgtgGATGGGCGTTGCTACTGGGAGGTTgagtggagtggggggtggaTTAATTTAGCAGTGTCATATAAAAGCATAAGCAGGAAGGGAGATGTTGAAAACTGTTGGTTTGGATATAATGACCAGTCCTGGAGGCTGTGTCTCACCGGCTCCAACTCTTCGTTCTGGCACAATAATAAAGAGACTGAGCTGCCTCTAGTGTCCAGTCCCAGgataggagtgtatgtggatcaCAGGGCAGGAGTGCTGGCCTTCTACAGCATCTCTGACACAATGACCCTCCTGTACAGAGTCCagaccacattcactcacacactctaccctgGGTTTGGGCTAGGTGAGGGCTCATCCATGAAGCTGTTgtaa
- the LOC134088845 gene encoding tripartite motif-containing protein 16-like isoform X2, with protein MVDEHKGHDTVSASAGRKEKQTHFEETQSKFQQRIQEREKELLELMKAVETLKSSAQTAVEDSEMVFTDMIRTIERRRSEVEELIRAQEKAEVSRAEGLLKQLEQEIAEMKRRDAEMEQLSHTDDHIHFLKSVQLVSAKLESKDSLSFHVNQGLSFEAVKKSVSSLKGQLEEFCEEEVMKISAAVNEVQAIYTEPTTREEFLQYSCHFTLDPDTAHRNITLSEGNRRMVWRAEPLSYPDHLERFDEWSQVLCREGVDGRCYWEVEWSGGWINLAVSYKSISRKGDVENCWFGYNDQSWRLCLTGSNSSFWHNNKETELPLVSSPRIGVYVDHRAGVLAFYSISDTMTLLYRVQTTFTHTLYPGFGLGEGSSMKLL; from the exons ATGGTGGATGAACACAAAGGCCATGACACCGTGTCAGCTTCTGCAGGGAGAAAGGAGAAACAG ACACACTTTGAGGAGACCCAGAGTAAATTCCAGCAAAggatccaggagagagagaaggagttaCTGGAGCTGATGAAGGCTGTGGAAACTCTCAAG agctctgcacagacagcagtggaggacaGTGAGATGGTCTTCACGGATATGATCCGCACCATTGAGAGAAGGCGCTCTGAAGTGGAAGAGCTGATCAGAGCTCAGGAGAAGGCTGAGGTGAGTCGGGCTGAAGGCCTCCTGAAGCAACTGGAGCAGGAGATTGctgagatgaagaggagagatgctgagatggagcagctttcacacacagacgaTCACATCCATTTCCTCAAG AGTGTCCAGTTGGTCAGCGCCAAACTTGAATCTAAAGATTCACTCAGTTTCCATGTAAACCAAGGCCTCTCCTTTGAGGCCGTGAAGAAATCTGTCTCCTCATTAAAGGGGCAGCTGGAGGAGTTCTGTGAAGAAGAAGTCATGAAGATATCTGCAGCAG TGAATGAAGTCCAGGCAATTTATACTGAACCGACAACCAGAGAGGAATTCCTACAAT ACTCCTGTCACTTCACATTGGATCCAGATACCGCACACAGAAACATCACactgtctgaggggaacaggaggATGGTGTGGAGAGCTGAACCCCTGTCATACCCTGACCATCTAGAGAGATTTGATGAGTGgtctcaggtgctgtgtagagagggtgtgGATGGGCGTTGCTACTGGGAGGTTgagtggagtggggggtggaTTAATTTAGCAGTGTCATATAAAAGCATAAGCAGGAAGGGAGATGTTGAAAACTGTTGGTTTGGATATAATGACCAGTCCTGGAGGCTGTGTCTCACCGGCTCCAACTCTTCGTTCTGGCACAATAATAAAGAGACTGAGCTGCCTCTAGTGTCCAGTCCCAGgataggagtgtatgtggatcaCAGGGCAGGAGTGCTGGCCTTCTACAGCATCTCTGACACAATGACCCTCCTGTACAGAGTCCagaccacattcactcacacactctaccctgGGTTTGGGCTAGGTGAGGGCTCATCCATGAAGCTGTTgtaa
- the LOC134088838 gene encoding tripartite motif-containing protein 16-like, with product MADAASSNQDLFTCPICLDLLKDPVTILCGHSYCMGCIKGCWDQEDKKGVYSCPQCRQTFTPRPVLNKNNIFAELVEQIKKAIIEPLGPAPVVCAGPRNVDCDLCNDKFKAVKSCLDCLLSYCETHFRVHNDVNPGRKHKVVDATGQLQERICAQHEKPLEIFCRTDQSCICFLCMVDEHKSHDTVSVSAGWKEKQTHLGETQKTFQQRILEKEKELQDLSGLYESHQSSAQTAVEDSERVFTEIIHSLERRRSEVKELIRAQEKAEVSRVEGLLKQLEQEIAEMKRRNAELEQLSHTEDHIHFLKTFQSVSDTPELKDLSCICVNQSLSFEAVKKLASSLKGQLEDFCKEEVMKMTAAVTEVQAILPTEPVTREEFLQYSCHFTLDPNTANRKLHLSEGNRGVEERNWLLQSYPDHQERFDKWSQVLCREDVDGRCYWEVEWSGEWINLAVSYKSISRKGGVVNCWFGNNDQSWRLSLSGSSSSFCHNNKKTELPLVSSPRIGVYVDHRAGVLAFYSISDTMTLLYRVQTTFTHTLYPGFGLGEGSSMKLL from the exons ATGGCAGACGCAGCTTCAAGTAACCAGGACCTTTTCACATGCCCAATTTGTCTTGATCTCCTGAAAGATCCCGTGACTATTCTCTGTGGACATAGTTACTGCATGGGCTGCATTAAGGGCTGCTGGGATCAGGAAGACAAGAAGGGAGTCTACAGCTGTCCACAGTGCAGACAGACTTTCACTCCAAGGCCTGttttaaacaaaaataatatttttgctGAGCTTGTGGAGCAGATAAAGAAGGCTATAATTGAACCTCTTGGTCCTGCACCTGTTGTATGTGCTGGACCTCGAAACGTGGACTGTGATCTCTGCAATGACAAATTCAAAGCTGTGAAGTCGTGTCTGGATTGTCTGTTGTCTTACTGTGAAACTCACTTCAGAGTTCACAACGATGTCAATCCTGGACGGAAACACAAGGTGGTGGATGCCACAGGTCAGCTACAGGAGAGGATCTGTGCCCAACACGAGAAGCCTCTGGAGATATTTTGCCGTACAGATCAGAGTTGTATCTGTTTTCTCTGCATGGTGGATGAACACAAAAGTCATGACACCGTGTCAGTCTCTGCAGGATGGAAAGAGAAACAG acacacttgggGGAGACCCAGAAAACATTTCAGCAGAGAATcctggagaaagagaaggagctgCAGGATCTGAGTGGGTT GTATGAGTCACATCAA AGTTCTGCGcagacagcagtggaggacaGTGAGAGGGTCTTCACTGAGATTATCCACTCCCTTGAGAGAAGACGCTCTGAGGTGAAAGAGCTGATCAGAGCTCAGGAGAAGGCTGAAGTGAGTCGGGTTGAAGGACTCCTGAAACAACTGGAGCAGGAGATTGctgagatgaagaggagaaatGCTGAGCTGGAacagctttcacacacagaggatcacATCCATTTCCTCAAG ACTTTCCAGTCAGTCAGTGACACACCTGAGCTCAAAGACTTGTCCTGCATCTGTGTTAACCAAAGCCTCTCTTTTGAGGCTGTGAAGAAATTGGCCTCTTCCCTGAAGGGGCAACTGGAGGATTTCTGCAAGGAGGAAGTCATGAAGATGACTGCAGCAG TGACTGAAGTTCAGGCTATTTTGCCAACTGAACCTGTGACCCGAGAAGAATTCCTACAGT actCTTGTCATTTTACTCTGGatccaaacacagcaaacagaaAGCTCCATCTGTCTGAAGGGAACAGGGGAGTTGAAGAGAGAAATTGGCTACTACAGTCATACCCTGATCATCAAGAGAGATTTGATAAGTGgtctcaggtgctgtgtagagaggatGTGGATGGGCGTTGCTACTGGGAGGTTGAGTGGAGTGGGGAGTGGATTAATTTAGCAGTGtcatataaaagcatcagcaggaaGGGAGGTGTTGTAAACTGTTGGTTTGGAAATAACGACCAGTCCTGGAGGCTGTCTCTCTCCGGCTCCAGCTCTTCGTTCTGCCACAATAATAAAAAGACTGAACTCCCTCTAGTGTCCAGTCCCAGgataggagtgtatgtggatcaCAGGGCAGGAGTGCTGGCCTTCTACAGCATCTCTGACACAATGACCCTCCTGTACAGAGTCCagaccacattcactcacacactctaccctgGGTTTGGGCTAGGTGAAGGCTCATCCATGAAGCTGTTgtaa
- the LOC134088850 gene encoding uncharacterized protein LOC134088850 isoform X1, with the protein MQEKTRSFLIFAGGIVAVYTQDFKDISARLGGEATLSIPGANSSQCMTAGELIVECNNGKMEEGAAFFGRISGSCNSIKLLGVRSEDGQHPIICQDLDSQNPSVHSYKIIISTANPITLQNVPGPTVASETPSVNLTTKPIQGDKETVSTANPITPQNVPVTGPTVSSETPSANLTTNPTSNDNTTGIIIGSVVAGVVGVVGVAALIFFMKKRDSARRQRQDPQELEDLNGHTRVNVGSADETEDHLATSALYNGNNVTGPNLHHTNSSN; encoded by the exons ATGCAGGAGAAAACCAG GTCCTTCTTGATATTTGCTGGAGGAATCGTTGCCGTATACACTCAAG ATTTCAAAGATATATCGGCTAGACTGGGAGGTGAAGCAACATTGTCCATACCTGGCGCTAATTCTAGTCAGTGCATGACGGCTGGTGAACTTATAGTGGAGTGCAACAATgggaagatggaggagggagCTGCATTCTTTGGCCGCATCAGTGGTTCGTGTAATAGTATCAAATTATTGGGTGTACGAAGCGAAGATGGTCAGCACCCCATTATTTGTCAGGATTTGGACTCTCAGAATCCATCTGTACATTCCTACAAGATAATCA TCTCCACAGCCAATCCCATCACTCTCCAAAATGTGCCTGGACCCACCGTGGCATCGGAAACCCCTTCTGTTAACTTGACAACCAAACCCATCCAAGGTGACAaagagacag TCTCTACAGCCAATCCCATCACTCCCCAAAATGTGCCTGTGACTGGACCTACTGTGTCATCGGAGACCCCTTCTGCTAACTTGACAACCAATCCCACCTCTAATGACAACACGACAG GAATCATCATAGGATCAGTAGTAGCAGGAGTAGTAGGAGTAGTAGGAGTAGCAGCGCTGATATTCTTCATGAAGAAGCGGGACAGCGCCAGGAGACAGCGCCAGGATCC CCAAGAACTTGAGGACCTTAATGGACATACGAGAGTGAATGTAGGCTCGGCTGATGAAACTGAG GACCATCTGGCAACATCTGCACTATATAACGGTAATAATGTAACTGGACCAAATCTACACCACACCAACAGCAGTAATTGA